One Luteolibacter arcticus DNA segment encodes these proteins:
- a CDS encoding FAD/NAD(P)-binding protein, producing MAVIGGGFSGTLTAIHLALRLPDRPVILFEESGDVGPGLAYRRDDPHALLNIPARRMSAYQDDPDHFFKFAQRVLGEQITPEDFLPRRIYGDYIKHCLAEAQKHCPNLRVDHRAVIDVQTNPNSSVAVLTLKDQTALMCSRVVLATGNQGSAFAGSIWAEHTLPARKTSSFDKVKAGETVLVIGTGLTMIDAVLELERRGTPAAIHAISRNGLLPRPYESASPVLPPELDELPDSNLRRSLRLFRRALARHNAEGGDWRDLFAALRPATPSLWQEMSSKDRRKFLRFISPFWEVHRHQCAPATFHAFQNLIDEGKLDLKRGTIVSVENKDGRLRLGLAPRNRAAVTRWLDADHIIDATGPARDITTIKQPLITNLLRRGFLVPDEFRLGAEIHPDYRAISRDGFPLEWLYVTGPLLRARYFEVTAVPELRLHTSALAARLVNELERSPRVAVAV from the coding sequence GTGGCCGTCATCGGAGGCGGCTTCAGCGGCACACTCACCGCCATCCATCTCGCCTTGCGACTGCCGGATCGTCCGGTGATTCTCTTCGAGGAAAGCGGGGATGTTGGACCGGGGCTTGCGTATCGTCGCGATGACCCGCATGCGCTGCTGAACATCCCGGCCCGCCGGATGAGCGCCTATCAGGACGATCCGGATCACTTCTTCAAGTTCGCGCAACGGGTGCTCGGCGAGCAGATCACGCCGGAGGATTTTCTGCCGCGCCGCATTTACGGCGACTACATCAAGCACTGTCTGGCGGAGGCCCAGAAGCATTGTCCCAATCTGCGTGTGGATCATCGCGCGGTCATCGACGTGCAGACCAACCCCAACAGTAGCGTCGCGGTGCTGACCCTGAAGGACCAGACCGCGCTGATGTGCTCGCGGGTGGTGCTCGCCACCGGCAACCAAGGCTCCGCCTTTGCCGGTTCGATCTGGGCCGAGCATACCTTGCCGGCGCGCAAGACCTCAAGCTTCGACAAGGTGAAGGCAGGCGAGACGGTGCTCGTGATCGGCACCGGGCTCACGATGATCGATGCCGTGCTTGAACTGGAGCGCCGCGGTACGCCCGCAGCCATCCACGCGATCTCCCGCAATGGCCTGCTGCCGCGTCCTTATGAAAGCGCGTCGCCGGTTTTGCCACCGGAACTCGATGAGCTTCCTGACTCTAACCTGCGGCGCAGTTTGCGGCTATTCCGCCGGGCGCTTGCCCGTCACAATGCGGAGGGCGGCGACTGGCGCGACCTTTTCGCCGCGCTCCGGCCGGCCACGCCGTCGCTGTGGCAGGAGATGTCTTCGAAAGACCGGCGGAAATTCCTCCGCTTCATCAGTCCATTCTGGGAAGTCCATCGTCACCAGTGTGCGCCGGCTACTTTCCATGCCTTCCAGAACCTCATCGACGAGGGCAAGCTCGACCTGAAGCGCGGCACGATCGTGTCGGTGGAGAACAAGGACGGTCGCCTGCGTCTCGGTCTGGCCCCGCGCAATCGCGCTGCGGTGACGCGCTGGCTCGACGCGGATCACATCATCGATGCCACCGGCCCGGCACGCGACATCACCACGATCAAGCAACCGCTGATCACGAACCTGCTGCGTCGCGGCTTCCTCGTGCCGGATGAATTCCGGCTCGGTGCCGAGATTCATCCCGACTACCGCGCGATCAGCCGCGATGGCTTCCCGCTAGAATGGCTCTATGTGACCGGCCCGCTGCTGCGTGCCCGCTATTTCGAAGTGACCGCGGTGCCCGAGTTGCGCCTTCACACCTCTGCATTGGCGGCACGGTTGGTGAACGAGCTCGAACGCAGCCCGCGAGTCGCGGTTGCCGTCTGA
- a CDS encoding thrombospondin type 3 repeat-containing protein yields MIFTNTGGPTDGNPAEVNYIGYFTISSSGALSFTRAATVPGNSDSDGDGFSDADEAIAGTNPNSGSSFFRLPAPVVVPGVSKSFSLPTVAGRTYVIEYNDDLLGTWIQVGTTAGTGSVWNLVDNDAGRNALPRGFYRARVTNP; encoded by the coding sequence TTGATCTTTACGAACACCGGCGGCCCTACGGACGGGAATCCTGCGGAGGTGAACTACATCGGCTACTTCACGATCTCCAGTTCGGGCGCGCTGAGCTTCACCCGGGCGGCCACCGTGCCGGGCAATAGTGACTCGGATGGGGACGGCTTCAGCGATGCTGACGAGGCGATCGCCGGCACCAATCCGAACAGCGGCTCGTCGTTCTTCAGGCTGCCCGCTCCCGTGGTGGTACCCGGCGTCTCGAAGTCCTTCTCGCTGCCGACGGTGGCGGGTCGCACTTACGTCATTGAGTACAACGACGATCTGCTCGGCACATGGATCCAGGTAGGCACCACGGCCGGAACCGGCTCGGTCTGGAACCTCGTCGATAACGACGCCGGCCGAAACGCCTTGCCGCGCGGCTTCTACCGCGCCCGGGTCACCAATCCGTAA
- a CDS encoding ShlB/FhaC/HecB family hemolysin secretion/activation protein, which translates to MLGISIVVAGLLPASAQEEMTLLVREYRVQGSKLLSPLEIEEAVYPFLGPGRTAGDVEQARASLEKAYRDKGYQTVTVQIPSQDPRLGIIRLQVTEGTIGRLRVTGARYHLPSRIKTEIPSLAEGNVPDFEKVKAEIIALNRLPDRTVKPQLRPGVEPGTFDVDLEVEDKSPLHGSLEVNNRYSPNTTQSRLNASLSYGNMFQRGHTLGLDFQIAPENPDDALVYSGYYLARVSDGVSLMFHATKQDSDISTLGGAAVAGRGEVFGLRALFDLPGTDTFYQTFALGMDWKSFDEDLTVAGITGNTPIEYYPISANYGANWVHKNSFTQVGPAGPFGRSVQGSGVARSH; encoded by the coding sequence GTGCTGGGAATCTCGATTGTCGTCGCGGGGCTGCTACCAGCGTCCGCGCAGGAGGAGATGACCCTGCTGGTACGCGAGTATCGCGTGCAGGGATCGAAGCTGCTCTCGCCGCTGGAGATCGAGGAAGCGGTCTATCCGTTCCTTGGACCCGGCCGCACCGCAGGCGATGTGGAGCAGGCGCGCGCTTCGCTTGAGAAGGCCTATCGCGACAAGGGCTATCAGACCGTCACGGTGCAGATCCCATCGCAGGATCCCCGTTTGGGAATCATCCGCCTCCAGGTGACGGAGGGCACCATCGGCCGGCTGCGGGTGACGGGAGCGCGCTACCATCTGCCGAGTCGCATCAAGACCGAGATCCCTTCGCTTGCGGAGGGCAATGTGCCGGACTTCGAGAAGGTGAAGGCCGAGATCATCGCGCTGAACCGTCTTCCCGACCGCACTGTAAAGCCGCAGCTCCGCCCCGGCGTCGAGCCCGGCACCTTTGACGTGGACCTCGAGGTCGAGGACAAGTCGCCGCTGCACGGCTCGCTGGAAGTGAACAACCGCTACAGCCCGAACACGACGCAGTCGCGCCTCAATGCTTCGCTCAGCTACGGCAACATGTTCCAGCGCGGTCACACGCTGGGTCTCGATTTCCAGATCGCGCCGGAGAATCCGGACGATGCGCTGGTTTATTCCGGCTACTACCTGGCGCGCGTTTCCGACGGCGTCAGCCTGATGTTCCATGCGACCAAGCAGGACAGTGACATTTCCACCTTGGGCGGCGCGGCGGTGGCCGGTCGCGGGGAGGTCTTCGGGCTGCGCGCCCTCTTCGATCTGCCGGGCACGGATACTTTCTATCAGACTTTCGCGCTCGGCATGGATTGGAAGTCCTTCGATGAGGACCTCACCGTCGCCGGCATCACGGGCAACACTCCCATCGAGTACTACCCCATCAGCGCGAACTATGGCGCGAACTGGGTCCACAAGAATTCGTTCACCCAAGTGGGACCTGCTGGGCCATTTGGCCGATCAGTTCAAGGATCAGGCGTCGCACGGTCTCATTGA
- a CDS encoding LamG domain-containing protein: MYRTHHHHSLRLAIIAAGLGAGVSHAAVLPNPTAALYDSNLKGLANDGGTGGSQSGITALDDSHHVQGLTFSIAFTPTATDLDVPANARTVLLIEIGGTSNGFGLYLVDGVPTVLSKQSSNDVTVPASLNDTSLPAIAVQSPIGKLNAGTAYSFSASWNHLGTLELSVTPDGGSAVVSSHAISGTVGNWSGGDTINVKTLSVANAGGLAGNNAGNVLGSPFDVHNASSFAGSVSRALFWNVSSVTPQVSTAPAVLGFEATPLPSTGKVRLHWRVTQGGAPAATSLVIKSGETVIHTPTTLENFADVDASGATDFTLSATNATGTTTGSASVAAETAFSAAVRTDAPVAWFRFNDQTGSQLIADSAENATPHNGRIFGQTISGSSGFVDGAALFDGGNGIISNTILDPGNLTTGFTVEAVLRRAPGVVGGNPVVLAQRGSTGRLFLTSPADGKLISDIGGGEAKHSDGKLHDNQWAHVAVVVDRQHTEVRWYIDGVLAGSSADGQNPDGSTFNSNFTVESATGEWIIGLGKALAGNHWKGHIDELAVYDRVLDDPNGDTNHADSRIAIHRDAWWSETAGLLDFSASKPLVNSRDPVQLITKVGADITSVTINNNVGNVPIVNGTATITVNPAATTTYQVTATGPGGDITSTVSVTALQYQAPIVKGFAATKLGTAGQVRLHWKVSEGEAPNPTTISIKTGETVLHSPTTLQGFVDVDAGTASDFTLTAVNETGTTPANTSLDAENAFSTAVREDAPVAWFRFNEPTGTELFVDSADNGAPHNGRPTGTPVSGVEGVVDGAISIDANGGVVTDFILNPGQLDPGFTIESVVRRDAAINSLNRAIVSQSDSNGTGRVLLGVSDSTGTPRTYLGQGVRKDADGDLAAETWAHLVVVVDALNTEIRWYLDGELIGSTKDGTNPDGSAFDPNFILEASEGAWNIGVQKTLAADLWRGEIDEVVIYNSLLDDPDADPLTPDSRIAAHRAAWWSQTSGVIQLSTAAATLNAGQSTDLTIKVGPDITSVSIDQGIGDVTLVNGNAVVPLNPTATTTYTITFSGPGGTFTQTVTVTVTEPPSITPTVVSSVIVGSNFVLNFTGSPSTTYAVRGSVTLADFSEVLDPVTTDASGSGTATIPITPGTTPVRFFRIEDLP; encoded by the coding sequence ATGTACCGCACACACCATCACCACAGCCTCCGGCTCGCCATCATCGCCGCCGGACTTGGCGCAGGAGTTTCCCACGCCGCCGTCCTCCCGAATCCCACTGCCGCCCTCTACGACAGCAATCTCAAAGGCCTCGCCAACGACGGCGGAACCGGCGGCAGCCAGTCCGGCATCACCGCGCTCGACGATTCCCATCACGTGCAGGGCCTCACCTTCAGCATCGCCTTCACCCCGACCGCCACTGACCTCGACGTTCCAGCCAACGCCCGCACCGTCTTGCTGATCGAAATTGGCGGCACTTCAAACGGTTTCGGACTCTACCTCGTGGACGGAGTGCCGACAGTGCTCTCCAAGCAGAGTTCCAACGACGTCACGGTGCCCGCATCGTTGAACGACACATCCCTGCCCGCCATCGCGGTGCAGAGCCCGATCGGCAAGCTGAATGCCGGCACCGCCTATTCGTTTTCCGCCTCTTGGAATCACCTGGGCACCCTGGAACTGAGCGTGACGCCGGACGGCGGCTCCGCCGTGGTTTCCTCCCATGCGATCTCGGGAACGGTCGGCAATTGGTCCGGAGGCGATACCATCAACGTAAAGACACTCTCGGTCGCAAACGCCGGCGGCCTGGCTGGGAATAACGCCGGCAACGTGCTCGGGTCTCCCTTCGACGTTCACAATGCCTCCAGCTTCGCCGGTTCCGTAAGCCGGGCCCTGTTCTGGAATGTCTCATCGGTGACGCCGCAGGTCTCTACGGCACCTGCCGTACTTGGCTTCGAGGCGACTCCCCTCCCCTCCACCGGGAAGGTCCGGCTCCACTGGCGGGTTACTCAAGGGGGAGCACCCGCGGCGACCAGCCTGGTGATCAAGTCCGGCGAGACCGTCATCCACACGCCGACCACGCTGGAGAACTTCGCCGACGTGGATGCCAGCGGTGCAACCGACTTCACCCTCAGCGCGACGAACGCAACTGGCACCACCACGGGTAGCGCCAGCGTCGCCGCCGAGACCGCCTTCTCCGCCGCGGTTCGGACGGATGCCCCGGTCGCGTGGTTCCGCTTCAACGATCAGACCGGCTCCCAGCTCATTGCCGACTCAGCGGAGAATGCCACGCCCCACAACGGCCGGATCTTCGGTCAAACGATTAGCGGCAGCAGCGGCTTCGTCGATGGTGCGGCTCTCTTCGACGGGGGCAATGGCATCATCTCCAATACCATCCTCGACCCCGGCAACCTGACTACCGGCTTCACCGTGGAAGCGGTCCTCCGTCGCGCTCCGGGAGTGGTCGGCGGCAATCCGGTGGTACTCGCTCAACGCGGCTCGACCGGTCGCTTGTTCCTCACTTCCCCCGCGGATGGCAAGCTCATCTCCGATATCGGCGGCGGTGAAGCGAAGCACTCCGATGGCAAGCTCCACGACAACCAGTGGGCGCACGTCGCCGTGGTAGTGGATCGCCAGCACACCGAAGTGCGCTGGTATATCGACGGCGTGCTCGCCGGCTCCAGCGCGGATGGACAAAATCCTGACGGCTCCACATTCAATTCGAACTTTACCGTCGAGTCCGCGACCGGCGAATGGATCATCGGTCTGGGGAAGGCGCTCGCCGGCAATCACTGGAAGGGTCACATCGACGAACTCGCGGTCTATGACCGGGTGCTCGATGATCCAAATGGCGACACCAATCACGCGGACTCGCGCATCGCCATCCACCGCGACGCCTGGTGGAGCGAAACCGCCGGACTGCTCGATTTCAGCGCCTCCAAGCCACTGGTGAACTCGAGGGATCCCGTGCAACTGATCACCAAGGTCGGTGCGGATATCACATCCGTCACCATCAACAACAACGTCGGCAACGTGCCGATCGTCAATGGCACCGCCACCATCACGGTGAATCCCGCGGCCACCACGACCTATCAGGTCACCGCCACCGGCCCGGGAGGCGACATCACCAGCACCGTCTCGGTGACCGCCCTGCAATACCAGGCGCCGATCGTAAAAGGCTTCGCGGCCACCAAGCTCGGCACGGCGGGTCAGGTGCGACTCCACTGGAAAGTCTCCGAAGGCGAAGCGCCAAATCCGACAACGATCAGCATCAAGACGGGCGAAACCGTGCTTCACTCCCCCACCACGCTCCAAGGCTTCGTGGATGTCGATGCCGGCACCGCCAGCGACTTCACCCTCACCGCGGTGAATGAAACCGGAACGACTCCCGCGAACACCTCGCTGGATGCCGAGAACGCCTTCTCGACCGCGGTGCGAGAAGACGCACCGGTCGCATGGTTCCGCTTCAATGAACCCACGGGCACCGAACTCTTCGTGGACTCCGCCGACAATGGCGCTCCCCACAACGGCCGGCCCACCGGCACGCCGGTGAGCGGCGTGGAAGGCGTCGTGGACGGCGCGATCTCAATCGATGCGAATGGCGGCGTGGTCACCGACTTCATCCTGAATCCCGGACAGCTCGATCCCGGCTTCACCATCGAAAGCGTGGTTCGTCGCGATGCGGCAATCAACAGCCTGAACCGTGCGATTGTCAGCCAGTCCGACTCCAATGGCACCGGCCGCGTGCTGCTCGGCGTATCCGATTCCACCGGCACACCCCGCACCTATCTGGGCCAGGGCGTGCGCAAGGATGCGGATGGCGATCTCGCCGCGGAAACCTGGGCCCACCTCGTGGTCGTGGTGGATGCCCTGAACACGGAGATCCGCTGGTATCTGGACGGCGAATTGATCGGCTCCACGAAGGACGGCACGAATCCCGACGGCAGCGCCTTCGACCCGAACTTCATCTTGGAAGCCTCCGAGGGTGCCTGGAACATCGGGGTTCAGAAGACTCTCGCCGCCGATCTGTGGCGCGGTGAGATCGACGAGGTCGTAATCTACAACAGCCTGCTCGACGATCCGGATGCGGACCCTCTAACGCCCGACTCACGCATCGCTGCGCACCGAGCGGCCTGGTGGAGCCAGACCTCCGGCGTCATCCAGTTGAGCACCGCGGCAGCGACGCTCAATGCCGGCCAATCGACCGACCTCACCATCAAGGTCGGACCCGACATCACCTCGGTCAGCATCGATCAGGGCATCGGCGATGTCACGCTGGTGAATGGCAACGCAGTGGTTCCGCTGAACCCCACAGCCACCACCACCTACACCATCACCTTCAGTGGTCCCGGCGGCACCTTCACGCAAACCGTCACGGTCACCGTGACAGAGCCTCCATCGATCACTCCGACCGTCGTCTCAAGTGTGATCGTGGGCAGTAACTTCGTCCTGAATTTCACCGGCTCACCCTCCACGACCTACGCGGTCCGCGGCTCCGTCACTCTGGCGGACTTCAGCGAGGTTCTGGACCCCGTCACGACGGATGCCAGCGGTTCCGGCACCGCGACCATTCCGATCACGCCGGGAACCACACCCGTCCGCTTCTTCCGCATCGAGGACCTCCCGTGA
- a CDS encoding sulfatase-like hydrolase/transferase has protein sequence MKSNYMLIGLLAALAIPAHAERKPNILLIVADDLGWGELTSQGFTKDIPTPNIDSISANGVRFTNGYVSGPYCSPTRAGLLTGRYQQRFGHEFNPGPPTEANTSVGLSLQETTIADRLKSAGYATGWFGKSHLGNTPEFHPQKRGFDEFYGFLGGAHGYFDGGKGDNAVLRGTEPVKETGYLTETFANEAASFIERKKDQQWFVYLPFNAVHAPLDTLAKYDERFASTSDPKRRKFAALLSALDDSVGTVLNKVRDLKLEEDTVVYFISDNGGPTPSITSGNGPLKGYKAQTSEGGIRVPFAIQWKGKIPAGKMEDRPVIQLDLLPTSLAAAGVEIDPAWKLDGVNLLPYLKDGKAEEPHEALFWRFGQQIAVRKGDWKLVKSAADGNTRAGAGAASTEGAKLYNLAQDIGEKNDLAASNPEKVKELSDAWNAWNATLVDPKWTPGGKRRNANRRGEATSNATQTGPWKSGDELSSQESPDIAGKGFTVAAEIEGEANDGVIVAQGGNSRGYALHIAEGKLVFSVRNDGDLSSVVATEPLSAGTHKVEAAVDPSGQVKLTVDGKQVGEGKQVGEGKLASLIARRPGQGLTVGNDGGAPVGEYAAPHTFKGKVTNVTVKTL, from the coding sequence ATGAAATCGAACTACATGCTCATCGGCCTGCTGGCCGCCCTCGCCATCCCTGCCCACGCGGAGCGGAAGCCGAATATCCTGCTCATCGTGGCCGACGACCTCGGCTGGGGCGAGCTCACCTCGCAAGGCTTCACCAAGGACATCCCCACGCCGAATATCGACAGCATCTCGGCGAATGGCGTGCGCTTTACGAATGGCTACGTGAGCGGACCGTATTGCAGCCCGACCCGCGCCGGCCTGCTGACCGGTCGCTACCAGCAGCGCTTCGGCCACGAATTCAATCCCGGGCCGCCGACCGAGGCCAATACCTCCGTGGGGCTCTCGCTCCAGGAAACGACCATTGCCGATCGCCTGAAGTCCGCTGGCTACGCCACCGGCTGGTTCGGCAAGTCGCACCTCGGCAACACCCCGGAGTTCCACCCGCAAAAGCGCGGCTTCGATGAATTCTACGGCTTCCTCGGCGGTGCCCATGGCTACTTCGATGGAGGAAAGGGCGACAACGCCGTGCTCCGCGGCACCGAGCCGGTGAAGGAAACCGGCTACCTCACCGAGACCTTCGCCAACGAGGCCGCGTCCTTCATCGAGCGGAAGAAGGACCAGCAGTGGTTCGTCTACTTGCCCTTCAATGCGGTCCACGCACCGCTCGACACGCTCGCGAAATACGACGAACGCTTCGCTTCCACCAGCGATCCGAAGCGCCGCAAGTTCGCCGCATTGCTGTCGGCGCTCGATGATTCCGTCGGCACCGTTTTGAACAAGGTCCGCGACCTGAAGCTCGAGGAAGACACCGTGGTCTACTTCATCAGTGACAATGGCGGACCCACCCCATCGATCACTTCCGGCAACGGCCCGCTTAAAGGCTACAAGGCGCAGACCTCCGAGGGCGGCATCCGCGTGCCCTTCGCCATCCAGTGGAAGGGCAAGATCCCTGCCGGCAAGATGGAAGACCGCCCTGTCATCCAGCTCGACCTGCTGCCGACCAGCCTCGCCGCCGCCGGCGTGGAGATCGACCCCGCATGGAAGCTCGATGGCGTGAACCTGCTGCCCTACCTGAAGGACGGCAAGGCCGAGGAACCACACGAAGCCCTGTTCTGGCGCTTCGGCCAACAGATCGCCGTCCGCAAGGGCGACTGGAAGCTGGTGAAGTCCGCCGCTGACGGCAACACCCGCGCTGGCGCAGGAGCCGCAAGCACGGAAGGAGCGAAGCTCTACAACCTGGCCCAAGACATCGGGGAGAAGAACGACCTCGCTGCAAGTAATCCGGAGAAGGTGAAGGAACTCTCCGATGCCTGGAACGCGTGGAACGCTACCTTGGTGGATCCGAAATGGACGCCGGGCGGGAAACGTCGCAATGCCAACCGCCGCGGCGAGGCGACCAGCAATGCCACGCAAACTGGCCCATGGAAGTCCGGCGATGAACTCAGCAGCCAGGAGTCGCCCGACATCGCAGGCAAAGGCTTCACCGTCGCCGCCGAGATCGAAGGTGAAGCGAACGACGGAGTGATTGTCGCCCAAGGTGGCAACTCCCGCGGTTATGCGCTCCACATCGCCGAGGGCAAGCTGGTCTTCTCCGTGCGCAACGACGGCGACCTGTCTTCAGTGGTGGCCACCGAGCCCCTGTCCGCCGGCACTCACAAGGTCGAAGCCGCGGTCGATCCCAGCGGCCAGGTAAAGCTCACGGTGGATGGCAAGCAAGTCGGCGAAGGCAAGCAAGTCGGCGAAGGCAAGCTCGCCAGCCTGATCGCCCGCCGTCCCGGCCAAGGCCTGACGGTTGGCAACGACGGCGGTGCCCCGGTCGGCGAATATGCCGCACCGCATACCTTCAAAGGCAAGGTGACGAACGTCACCGTCAAGACACTCTAA